In the Lascolabacillus massiliensis genome, one interval contains:
- a CDS encoding SusC/RagA family TonB-linked outer membrane protein, whose translation MKNFISKLALVCLFLGFTLYTFAAQTPNEIQQAKTIRGVVTEQNTNDPLPGTSVYVKGTTVGTITDMDGRYQLNVPSEDAVLVFSFIGKRTVEQSVRGATVIDVVMEDDATMLEELVYTGYMTQRKADLTGSVSMATSSDIIKNPSANAMKALQGKLSGVHITTNGGNPAEDVNIQIRGLSSLSGGVKPLIVLDGMPTENLNLRDINSGDIESIQILKDAASASIYGARASGSVILIQTKKGKEGAISVEYNGSVSFSSVVNKPRLMNAEEYGIAAFRAQAYDEKVYGVSMSLPTTYDFTWHRNDNGLAVLDGVKPAEWLNPEQTVRGSDTDWMDEIFRTAMMTNHQVTVSQGTDRSKSLFSLGYYNNEGTQIHTFFRQYSVRANTEYALLNNRLKIGENIALTYLQYRNSNETRWAMINPPAGPVYDINGNWAGAPGFDDFTNPVRLLTMNKDNINNYVKIIGNIFLDLDIWKGISARTQFGVDYGNAYNRAVDGIWSETGGRNSDGENYVGSYQSHPLSYVWTNTLSYSLNTGRHSLDAVAGTEFTRFVQEGFSARREGIYLEDRDFAHIGVTTGTKYSLGSSADEYVYLSLFGKVNYALDSKYLLSFTLRRDGSSLFGANNRYGIFPAVSAGWRINNEPFMADVEAVSDLKLRASWGANGSVQGLPRGYTSTPFTTDYFGTSYPIEGNESGPLWSGYRRTWLGNPNLKWETTKQTDIAVDFGFLNQRLFGSLSYYFKKTNDVLVQVPYIAAMGEGGEPWINGANMNNQGVEFEITYRNDPTAEFQYAITANIGSYRTKLVELPENVVNRYPGDGMHDFVLGRTPNILYGMVADGIFKTQEEVDAHAEQTGKAIGRIRYKDLDGNGVVDELYDRTFIGITDPDFFGGITFDLGYKNFDMNIFFQGVYGNKVNNIWKQESDLWNISVPAGKNHEKRILDAWYFDNPDSDIPAMSNSNPNSEQRFSSYFVEDGSYLKLRNIELGYTFPKQLTNAMMMQHLRIYASARNVLTLKKGWGKDRYTSFDPEMPGYGYLTPFTMAFGVNVTF comes from the coding sequence ATGAAAAATTTTATAAGCAAACTCGCTTTGGTTTGTCTGTTTCTGGGATTCACTCTTTATACCTTTGCAGCCCAGACACCCAACGAGATACAACAGGCTAAAACCATCAGAGGAGTTGTTACAGAACAAAATACCAATGACCCCTTGCCGGGAACAAGTGTATATGTGAAAGGTACAACTGTGGGTACTATCACCGATATGGATGGTAGATACCAGCTAAATGTGCCTTCAGAGGATGCGGTACTGGTTTTTTCCTTTATCGGAAAGAGGACAGTGGAACAATCCGTGAGAGGAGCGACGGTAATTGATGTGGTGATGGAAGATGATGCTACCATGCTGGAAGAACTGGTCTATACCGGTTATATGACACAGCGGAAAGCTGATCTTACCGGATCGGTTTCCATGGCGACAAGCAGTGATATCATCAAAAATCCTTCGGCCAATGCGATGAAAGCGTTGCAGGGAAAACTTTCCGGGGTCCATATTACAACAAACGGGGGAAATCCTGCTGAAGATGTGAATATTCAGATTAGAGGGCTCTCCTCCCTTTCAGGTGGAGTAAAACCGTTGATCGTATTGGATGGGATGCCTACGGAAAATCTCAACCTCAGAGACATTAATTCCGGAGATATAGAATCGATTCAGATATTGAAAGACGCTGCTTCAGCCAGTATATACGGTGCACGCGCATCAGGGAGCGTAATTTTGATTCAAACAAAAAAAGGGAAAGAGGGCGCCATTTCCGTTGAGTATAACGGAAGTGTTTCATTCAGTTCCGTTGTGAACAAACCCCGGTTGATGAATGCCGAAGAGTACGGAATAGCTGCTTTCAGAGCGCAGGCATATGACGAGAAAGTGTATGGCGTATCCATGTCATTACCCACTACCTATGATTTTACCTGGCACAGAAATGACAACGGATTGGCAGTGCTCGACGGGGTGAAACCGGCGGAATGGCTCAATCCGGAACAGACTGTCAGAGGCTCGGATACCGACTGGATGGACGAAATCTTCCGTACCGCGATGATGACAAACCATCAGGTGACCGTTTCTCAAGGAACAGATCGGTCAAAGAGCCTGTTTTCATTGGGTTATTATAACAATGAAGGTACGCAAATTCATACCTTTTTCAGACAATACTCGGTGCGTGCCAATACGGAATACGCCTTATTGAATAACCGGTTGAAAATCGGTGAGAATATCGCGTTGACCTATCTGCAATACAGGAATTCGAACGAAACCCGTTGGGCAATGATCAATCCTCCTGCCGGGCCGGTTTACGACATCAACGGAAACTGGGCGGGAGCTCCCGGCTTCGATGATTTTACCAATCCGGTACGTCTGTTGACAATGAATAAAGACAATATCAATAATTATGTCAAAATAATCGGTAATATTTTCCTTGACCTTGATATCTGGAAAGGAATATCGGCCCGTACCCAGTTCGGGGTAGATTACGGTAATGCCTATAACAGGGCGGTCGATGGCATCTGGTCTGAGACCGGCGGAAGGAACAGCGACGGGGAAAATTATGTAGGAAGCTACCAGTCGCATCCTTTGAGTTATGTATGGACCAATACCCTTTCCTATTCACTGAATACCGGAAGACATTCATTGGATGCGGTGGCGGGTACCGAATTTACCCGATTCGTACAGGAAGGATTTTCGGCCAGAAGGGAAGGGATATACCTTGAAGACAGGGATTTTGCCCATATCGGTGTGACTACCGGTACAAAATATTCATTGGGGAGTTCGGCAGATGAATATGTCTATTTATCACTCTTTGGAAAAGTAAATTATGCCCTTGACTCAAAGTATCTCCTTTCATTTACACTACGGCGAGATGGGTCATCACTCTTTGGTGCGAACAACCGGTATGGAATTTTTCCTGCAGTTTCGGCCGGATGGAGAATCAACAACGAACCCTTTATGGCTGACGTGGAAGCAGTATCTGATCTGAAGCTTCGTGCAAGCTGGGGTGCCAACGGAAGCGTGCAGGGATTGCCGCGCGGATATACTTCCACACCTTTTACAACCGATTATTTTGGTACATCCTATCCGATAGAAGGCAATGAAAGCGGACCGCTTTGGTCTGGTTACCGGAGAACCTGGCTTGGAAATCCAAATCTGAAGTGGGAAACGACAAAACAGACTGATATTGCAGTCGATTTTGGTTTTCTGAATCAACGCCTGTTCGGTTCGTTAAGCTATTATTTTAAAAAGACAAACGATGTGTTGGTACAGGTTCCTTATATTGCCGCTATGGGTGAAGGAGGAGAGCCGTGGATCAATGGAGCCAATATGAATAATCAGGGTGTTGAATTCGAGATTACTTACAGAAACGATCCAACCGCTGAGTTTCAATATGCCATAACGGCCAATATCGGTTCTTACAGGACAAAACTGGTCGAACTTCCCGAAAATGTGGTCAACAGGTATCCGGGTGACGGTATGCATGATTTTGTCTTAGGCAGAACGCCTAATATCCTTTATGGAATGGTGGCCGATGGGATCTTCAAAACCCAGGAAGAGGTGGATGCCCATGCCGAGCAGACAGGAAAGGCCATCGGAAGGATCCGTTATAAGGACCTGGATGGGAATGGGGTCGTTGATGAATTGTATGACCGTACTTTTATAGGAATTACCGATCCTGACTTTTTCGGGGGGATCACCTTTGACCTCGGTTATAAGAATTTTGATATGAACATCTTTTTCCAGGGTGTATATGGTAATAAGGTAAATAATATCTGGAAACAGGAAAGTGATCTTTGGAATATCTCGGTTCCCGCTGGAAAGAATCATGAAAAAAGAATACTGGATGCATGGTATTTCGATAATCCCGATTCCGATATTCCGGCTATGTCCAATTCAAATCCAAATAGCGAGCAGCGGTTTTCCTCCTATTTTGTTGAAGACGGCTCCTATCTGAAGTTGAGAAATATAGAACTGGGTTACACCTTCCCGAAACAGCTTACGAATGCGATGATGATGCAACACCTTCGGATTTATGCTTCGGCACGTAATGTACTTACGCTGAAAAAAGGATGGGGAAAAGACAGATATACCAGTTTTGATCCTGAAATGCCGGGGTACGGTTATCTGACACCATTCACCATGGCTTTTGGAGTTAATGTAACATTCTAA
- a CDS encoding DUF4945 domain-containing protein has protein sequence MRKNGKLIIVTLILVLFTGCYDRDIIDRKDFNHSLPKVENLSYTLEGNVVTLSWQIPGNIPQDFNRPLEASIQVVEDDIYRQRISVFDEINSAQITIDPNKEYRFIVKLLGFLTPEAKEEGFTDRVFSEGVVIKIE, from the coding sequence ATGAGAAAAAATGGAAAACTGATTATTGTAACACTGATCTTAGTACTGTTTACAGGGTGCTACGACAGAGATATTATCGACAGGAAAGATTTTAATCATTCCTTACCTAAAGTAGAGAATCTGTCTTATACGCTGGAAGGCAATGTGGTTACACTCTCATGGCAGATACCCGGCAATATCCCCCAGGACTTCAATCGACCACTGGAAGCAAGTATTCAGGTGGTGGAGGATGATATTTACAGACAGAGAATCTCCGTATTCGATGAGATCAACTCTGCACAAATTACAATAGATCCGAATAAAGAGTACCGGTTTATTGTCAAATTGCTGGGTTTTCTGACTCCCGAAGCAAAAGAAGAAGGGTTTACCGACAGGGTCTTTTCTGAAGGTGTAGTAATTAAAATTGAATGA
- a CDS encoding glycoside hydrolase family 172 protein: MERINLKMLKLSTLILGIMLSLPLFSQTESMGEMFELAKLKSGMKNRRISSTDPTGGNRDHLEPFKPGEKRTIAEIKGTGVINHIWITIAPPPGELSRNDIIIRMYWDGNDYPSVESPIGPFFGQGWDERYNYASLPLSAGPENGTGLSSYFAMPFEKGARIEIENQTDKTINAFYFYVDYLEMAELPEGMGRFHAWYNHSLSKALPEGETEWALTGEWKPNTRLDRNYVFIETKGKGHFVGINYYVHSPTPMWYGEGDDMWFIDGEKTPSLIGTGTEDFFNTSWCPKEPFSHPHFGYPRVNNDIGWLGRTHVYRFFINDPIFFETEVKGTIETGHNNNLTLDLATVAYWYQDNAVKLPPAPSKEVRKPKPFINHMDMHRWRDAWRKAKGNDPQLWGNE; the protein is encoded by the coding sequence ATGGAGAGAATTAACCTTAAAATGCTGAAATTAAGCACCCTTATTTTGGGAATTATGCTTTCATTACCCCTCTTTTCCCAAACAGAGTCGATGGGGGAGATGTTTGAACTGGCAAAATTGAAGTCGGGCATGAAAAACAGGAGGATATCCAGTACCGATCCCACAGGAGGAAACCGGGACCATCTGGAACCGTTCAAGCCCGGTGAAAAACGAACTATTGCGGAGATAAAAGGGACCGGTGTGATCAACCATATCTGGATTACCATTGCTCCTCCGCCCGGTGAATTAAGCAGGAACGATATCATTATCAGGATGTATTGGGACGGGAACGATTATCCCTCGGTGGAATCACCTATCGGGCCTTTCTTTGGACAGGGATGGGACGAGCGGTATAATTACGCTTCGCTTCCCTTGTCGGCAGGACCTGAGAACGGAACAGGACTGAGCAGTTATTTTGCGATGCCCTTTGAGAAAGGAGCGAGAATAGAGATTGAGAATCAGACCGATAAGACGATCAATGCTTTCTATTTTTATGTAGACTATCTGGAGATGGCGGAACTCCCCGAAGGAATGGGCCGTTTTCACGCCTGGTATAATCACAGTTTATCCAAAGCCCTGCCTGAAGGAGAAACTGAATGGGCACTGACAGGTGAATGGAAGCCCAATACCCGGTTAGACCGGAACTATGTTTTTATCGAAACCAAAGGGAAAGGGCATTTTGTAGGGATCAATTATTACGTGCACTCTCCTACCCCCATGTGGTACGGCGAGGGAGATGATATGTGGTTTATCGACGGGGAGAAGACTCCTTCTTTGATCGGCACCGGTACGGAAGATTTCTTCAATACCTCCTGGTGTCCCAAAGAGCCGTTCTCACATCCCCATTTCGGTTATCCCAGGGTGAATAACGATATAGGCTGGCTGGGAAGAACCCATGTATACCGGTTTTTTATCAATGACCCCATTTTCTTTGAAACAGAAGTGAAAGGAACCATTGAAACAGGGCACAACAACAATCTCACCCTTGATCTGGCCACTGTGGCTTACTGGTACCAGGACAATGCGGTGAAATTACCTCCGGCGCCATCTAAGGAAGTACGCAAACCCAAGCCTTTCATCAACCATATGGATATGCACCGCTGGAGAGATGCATGGCGGAAAGCGAAAGGAAATGACCCGCAGTTGTGGGGAAATGAGTGA
- a CDS encoding LacI family DNA-binding transcriptional regulator — translation MEKVSLKVIAKELGVSAATVSLVLNGKNKNGRVSEEMSKKIIDKAAELHYIPNSLAKGLKMGHSKSIGLIVADISNVFFGTLALHIQNYAEKEGYTVIIGNTNEKLEEMEKIITFLNSRQVDGLIITPAEGSEVLIESVLKGKKPLVLVDRGFPDLNVPSVLINNYEICYRSTKQLIDQGFKNPAFITYRQDQFHTNERKRGFIEAMKDAGLFTPDHVKEVSYQYLNEDMDKAISQLLKCEKKVDAIFFATNTISMVGVKSLFKRGMLIQKDIQVMCFDETDAINLFPFRVPFIKQPIEEMAKSALELLIDQIEKKEVKNQKLFLEAELIT, via the coding sequence GTGGAAAAAGTTTCCTTAAAGGTAATAGCAAAAGAGCTAGGAGTATCTGCTGCAACCGTGTCACTTGTTTTGAACGGAAAGAACAAGAATGGCAGGGTAAGTGAGGAAATGTCAAAAAAAATCATAGATAAAGCGGCTGAGTTGCATTATATACCTAATAGCCTGGCCAAAGGTTTGAAAATGGGCCATTCAAAGTCAATCGGATTAATAGTCGCTGATATTTCGAATGTATTTTTTGGCACGTTGGCTCTCCATATTCAGAATTATGCCGAGAAAGAAGGATACACAGTGATTATTGGTAATACCAATGAAAAATTGGAGGAGATGGAAAAGATAATCACTTTTCTTAATTCCCGACAGGTGGATGGTCTGATCATCACTCCTGCAGAAGGAAGTGAGGTTTTGATAGAATCGGTTTTGAAAGGTAAGAAACCGTTGGTTTTGGTAGACAGGGGATTTCCGGATTTAAACGTTCCTTCTGTGCTGATCAACAATTATGAAATATGTTATCGTTCCACAAAGCAGTTGATTGACCAGGGATTTAAAAATCCGGCATTTATTACTTACAGACAGGACCAGTTTCATACCAACGAACGAAAACGGGGATTCATAGAGGCAATGAAAGATGCAGGACTTTTTACTCCGGATCATGTGAAGGAGGTAAGTTATCAATATTTGAATGAAGATATGGACAAGGCTATTTCACAATTATTGAAATGTGAAAAAAAAGTAGATGCCATTTTCTTTGCTACCAATACTATCTCCATGGTGGGTGTGAAATCGTTGTTCAAACGGGGAATGCTTATTCAAAAAGATATTCAGGTAATGTGTTTTGATGAAACTGATGCTATTAATTTGTTCCCCTTTAGGGTACCCTTCATTAAACAACCTATCGAAGAGATGGCTAAAAGTGCATTGGAACTGCTGATTGATCAGATAGAGAAAAAGGAAGTTAAAAACCAAAAACTCTTTTTGGAAGCAGAATTGATTACCTGA
- a CDS encoding RagB/SusD family nutrient uptake outer membrane protein, whose amino-acid sequence MKRLKYIFLLVTFLVTANNCSDLLEVNPKQVLDEGLLNSPEDIEGFVTAAYARITDIPSWDSPFSPWWSGSMRSDDSYKGGGGVWDGGDGWGFMETFVNLTANGWPIDYPWYVSYQIIQRSNTAIQKLNNISEEEYPLKSVRIGEMKFLRAFVHFRLKQFFKYIPYIDENVVGSSAEFEAIPNRDSSFPNDQYLWERILSDFKDAEEALPDVQPEKGRVDKNAATAMVARTLMFMAYEQNDRHQVVNINKDRLSEALVYLNKLTDQEGGKVDLCQDFGENFIHTSDNNTKESIWEIQYSIDDGSSTGGKINRGEGLNHPWNWAGFQCCGFHHISYNMGNAFKTGPDGLPLFDDYNNDSYGDYIKNTDGSDNIALVEAGNPDYFNKYNWDPRFSHTVGVPGHPWKYDPDLIFESRGIRNGAEYGWLKSVKELPHPGCDCLLYDGWQFNSMNKRMIRYDEVLLWKAEVLIQLDRWNEALIPVNKVRERAANSTGWLIKADGTPVMNYHVGVYKPGENCVWDKDFAWKAMQWENRLEMAGEGRRFFDLQRWGVLEEVMNNYFTVEKTRFSWMANARFTSGRDEFFPIPQNQMKWAKGNYTQNPGY is encoded by the coding sequence ATGAAACGATTAAAATATATCTTTTTGCTCGTCACCTTCCTTGTTACGGCAAATAACTGCTCCGATCTTTTGGAAGTGAATCCTAAACAGGTACTGGATGAGGGATTACTGAATTCTCCGGAAGATATAGAAGGTTTTGTGACAGCAGCTTATGCAAGGATTACCGATATACCATCCTGGGATTCTCCTTTTTCGCCCTGGTGGTCCGGCTCTATGCGGTCTGACGACTCATATAAGGGTGGTGGGGGCGTCTGGGATGGCGGTGACGGATGGGGTTTTATGGAAACCTTTGTGAATCTGACTGCCAATGGTTGGCCGATCGATTATCCGTGGTATGTTTCCTATCAGATTATCCAGCGCAGCAATACCGCGATACAGAAGCTCAATAACATATCCGAAGAGGAATATCCTTTGAAGAGTGTCCGAATAGGGGAGATGAAGTTTCTCAGGGCTTTCGTTCATTTCAGGTTGAAACAGTTTTTCAAATATATACCTTATATCGATGAAAATGTAGTGGGTAGTTCGGCTGAATTTGAAGCGATTCCCAACAGAGATTCCAGTTTTCCGAATGACCAGTATCTTTGGGAACGGATATTGAGTGATTTTAAAGATGCTGAAGAGGCTTTGCCCGATGTACAACCGGAGAAAGGAAGGGTAGATAAAAATGCAGCCACAGCAATGGTGGCCAGAACCCTGATGTTCATGGCATATGAGCAGAACGACAGGCATCAGGTGGTCAATATCAATAAAGACCGGCTCTCGGAGGCGTTGGTTTACCTGAACAAGCTGACCGACCAGGAAGGTGGTAAAGTAGACCTTTGTCAGGATTTCGGGGAAAACTTTATTCATACTTCCGATAATAATACCAAAGAATCGATCTGGGAAATTCAATATTCTATTGATGATGGCAGCTCTACCGGAGGAAAAATCAATCGTGGGGAAGGATTGAATCACCCCTGGAACTGGGCAGGATTCCAATGTTGCGGATTCCATCATATCAGTTATAATATGGGGAATGCCTTTAAGACAGGTCCTGACGGATTGCCGCTGTTTGATGACTATAATAATGACAGCTATGGAGATTATATCAAGAATACGGATGGAAGTGATAATATAGCACTTGTTGAAGCGGGAAATCCGGACTATTTTAATAAGTACAATTGGGATCCCCGTTTCAGCCATACGGTCGGTGTGCCCGGACATCCGTGGAAATATGATCCTGATCTGATTTTTGAAAGCAGGGGGATAAGGAACGGAGCTGAATATGGTTGGTTGAAATCAGTGAAAGAATTACCTCATCCCGGTTGCGATTGTCTCCTGTATGACGGATGGCAGTTCAATTCGATGAACAAGCGGATGATCCGTTACGATGAAGTCCTGCTCTGGAAAGCAGAAGTATTGATTCAACTGGACAGATGGAATGAGGCATTAATTCCTGTCAATAAAGTTCGTGAACGGGCTGCCAATAGCACTGGTTGGTTGATCAAGGCCGATGGTACACCGGTGATGAACTATCATGTGGGGGTCTATAAACCAGGTGAAAACTGTGTATGGGATAAGGATTTTGCCTGGAAAGCAATGCAGTGGGAAAACCGCCTGGAAATGGCCGGTGAAGGACGCCGTTTCTTCGATCTACAACGTTGGGGTGTCCTGGAAGAGGTCATGAATAACTATTTTACCGTGGAGAAGACACGATTCTCATGGATGGCAAATGCCCGCTTCACTTCCGGACGGGACGAGTTTTTCCCGATTCCGCAAAATCAGATGAAATGGGCCAAAGGTAACTATACACAAAACCCCGGATATTGA
- a CDS encoding L-fucose isomerase has product MQQNYPKIGIRPVIDGRRGGIRESLEDTTMNLAKSVEKLYRENLRYPDGSPVECVIADSCIGGVREAALCAEKFEKENVGLSLSVTPCWCYGSETIDMNPNIPKAIWGFNGTERPGAVYLSAALAVHNQKGLPAFGIYGREVQDMNDPSIPTDVQEKLLRFAKAGLAVAIMRGKSYLSIGSVSMGIGGSMTNPDFLQEYLGMRTEFVDASEILRRIQLGIYDHDEFAKAMQWTKEHCMTREGEDFNPEHLKHSREQKDKDWEFVVKMTLIMRDLMIGNPVLDTMGYGEEALGHNAIAGGFQGQRQWTDFLPDGDFSEAILNSSFDWNGIRKPFTFATEDDHLNGISMLFNQLLTNTSQIFADVRTYWSPEAIERVSGWKPEGILKDGAIHLINSGSCTLDGTGQQSDENGNPVMKPFWEISEEEVEKMLNATTWYPASLEYMRGGGYSSQFLTRAGMPVTMCRLNLIKGLGPVLQIAEGWTATFPEEVFDIINKRTDKTWPSTFFVPRITGKGRFTDIYSVMNYWGANHGAISYGHIGADLITLASAISIPVNMHNVDDENIFRPDAWSAFGSDNEGADYRACAAYGPVYR; this is encoded by the coding sequence ATGCAACAAAATTATCCTAAGATCGGAATTCGTCCTGTGATTGACGGACGACGCGGAGGTATCAGGGAGTCTCTCGAAGATACCACTATGAATCTGGCGAAAAGTGTAGAAAAGTTATACCGTGAAAATCTTCGGTATCCCGACGGTTCTCCGGTAGAATGTGTGATTGCCGACAGTTGTATCGGAGGGGTGAGGGAAGCAGCCTTATGTGCTGAAAAGTTTGAAAAAGAGAACGTAGGACTTTCTTTGTCGGTTACTCCTTGTTGGTGTTATGGGTCGGAAACCATTGACATGAATCCTAATATACCGAAAGCGATTTGGGGATTCAACGGTACGGAGCGCCCCGGCGCGGTTTATCTTTCGGCTGCGCTGGCGGTTCATAATCAAAAGGGACTGCCTGCATTCGGTATTTACGGAAGGGAAGTACAGGATATGAACGACCCGTCGATTCCGACCGATGTACAGGAGAAACTGCTTCGCTTTGCGAAGGCGGGACTTGCCGTGGCTATCATGCGGGGGAAATCATACCTCTCCATCGGTTCCGTCTCGATGGGGATCGGTGGCTCTATGACCAATCCCGATTTCTTGCAGGAGTACCTCGGGATGCGTACCGAATTTGTGGATGCCAGTGAAATACTTCGCCGCATTCAACTGGGTATCTATGATCATGATGAATTCGCCAAAGCGATGCAGTGGACAAAAGAGCACTGTATGACTCGTGAGGGAGAGGATTTTAATCCTGAACATCTGAAGCACAGCCGGGAACAGAAAGATAAAGACTGGGAGTTCGTGGTGAAGATGACACTGATTATGCGTGACCTGATGATTGGAAATCCGGTACTGGACACTATGGGATATGGTGAAGAAGCCCTCGGCCACAATGCCATAGCGGGAGGTTTCCAGGGGCAACGGCAGTGGACCGATTTTCTGCCCGATGGTGATTTTTCGGAAGCGATCCTCAATTCTTCATTCGACTGGAACGGGATCCGGAAACCATTCACTTTTGCTACTGAGGATGATCACCTTAACGGTATCAGTATGTTATTCAACCAACTACTTACCAATACTTCCCAGATCTTTGCCGATGTACGTACCTACTGGAGTCCCGAAGCGATAGAACGGGTAAGCGGATGGAAACCGGAAGGAATATTGAAAGATGGTGCGATCCACCTCATCAATTCCGGTTCATGCACCCTTGACGGTACCGGTCAGCAGTCGGATGAAAACGGCAATCCTGTGATGAAACCTTTCTGGGAGATCAGTGAGGAAGAGGTGGAAAAGATGCTCAATGCCACTACCTGGTATCCTGCATCGCTTGAGTATATGCGTGGAGGAGGATATTCTTCACAATTTCTGACCAGGGCAGGTATGCCGGTGACCATGTGCCGCCTGAACCTGATCAAGGGATTGGGGCCTGTATTACAGATTGCTGAAGGATGGACAGCTACCTTTCCTGAAGAAGTTTTCGACATCATCAACAAACGAACCGACAAGACATGGCCGTCTACCTTCTTCGTACCGCGCATCACCGGTAAAGGCCGCTTTACAGATATCTATTCGGTGATGAACTATTGGGGTGCAAATCACGGTGCTATCAGTTATGGACATATCGGTGCCGACCTGATCACACTGGCTTCGGCGATTTCTATTCCGGTGAATATGCACAATGTGGATGATGAAAATATCTTCCGTCCGGATGCATGGTCCGCATTCGGTTCTGATAACGAAGGGGCGGATTACCGTGCCTGTGCTGCTTACGGACCGGTGTATAGATAA
- the ychF gene encoding redox-regulated ATPase YchF → MALQCGIVGLPNVGKSTLFNCLSNAKAQAANFPFCTIEPNVGVITVPDERLNKIAELVKPQRILPTTVEIVDIAGLVKGASKGEGLGNKFLANIRETDAILHVLRCFDDENVTHVDGTVDPVRDKEIIDAELQLKDLETIESRISRVEKQAKTGGDKDAKLAFHVYSKIKEALLRGESARTVEFDTKDEAKAANDLYLLTSKPIMYVCNVDESSAVNGNKYVDQVREAVKNENAEILIVAAKIESEIAEFDNYEERQMFLNELGLEESGVSRLIKSAYRLLNLKTFITAGVQEVRAWTFHDGWKAPQCAGVIHTDFEKGFIRAEVIKYEDFITYGSENAVKEAGKMSVEGKEYIVQDGDIMHFRFNV, encoded by the coding sequence ATGGCTCTTCAATGTGGTATTGTAGGACTTCCTAATGTAGGAAAATCCACACTTTTTAATTGTTTGTCAAATGCTAAGGCGCAGGCAGCAAATTTTCCTTTTTGTACAATTGAACCTAATGTAGGTGTTATTACAGTTCCTGATGAAAGATTAAATAAAATTGCAGAACTTGTAAAACCACAAAGAATATTACCTACAACAGTAGAGATAGTAGATATTGCCGGTTTAGTAAAAGGTGCAAGCAAAGGTGAAGGTTTAGGTAATAAATTCCTGGCTAATATAAGGGAAACTGACGCTATCCTGCACGTTTTGCGATGTTTTGATGATGAGAATGTAACTCATGTTGATGGAACAGTTGATCCGGTACGTGATAAAGAGATTATTGATGCAGAATTGCAGTTAAAAGATCTTGAAACTATTGAATCTCGAATCAGCAGGGTAGAGAAACAAGCTAAAACAGGTGGAGATAAAGATGCTAAATTAGCCTTTCATGTCTATTCAAAAATTAAAGAAGCATTATTGAGAGGAGAATCTGCAAGAACTGTAGAATTTGATACTAAAGATGAAGCTAAAGCTGCAAATGATCTTTATTTACTGACATCAAAACCAATAATGTATGTTTGCAATGTTGATGAATCAAGTGCTGTTAACGGAAATAAATATGTTGATCAGGTAAGGGAAGCAGTTAAAAATGAGAATGCTGAAATTTTAATAGTTGCTGCCAAAATTGAATCAGAGATAGCTGAATTTGACAATTATGAGGAGCGACAAATGTTTTTAAATGAACTGGGTTTAGAGGAATCAGGTGTTTCACGACTGATTAAATCTGCGTATAGACTACTGAATTTAAAAACATTTATTACTGCTGGAGTTCAAGAGGTAAGAGCATGGACATTTCATGATGGATGGAAAGCTCCTCAGTGTGCCGGAGTTATTCACACCGATTTTGAAAAAGGTTTTATTAGAGCTGAAGTGATTAAATATGAGGATTTTATCACATATGGATCAGAAAATGCTGTGAAGGAAGCAGGGAAAATGAGTGTGGAAGGAAAGGAATATATTGTGCAGGACGGGGATATTATGCACTTCAGGTTTAATGTTTGA